Proteins encoded together in one Otariodibacter oris window:
- a CDS encoding tetratricopeptide repeat protein → MGNKQKAIELFKQAKEFYDQNELDKTIELLSKIKREDDKETFAKSRVNLGVLLEMLDRKEEAIESYRDINREDGREYFAQSRVMLGVLFSQQGKLEEAEASYREINRDDDKKQFAYSRFNLGNLFREQGREEEAIASYKEIAREDDAEQFANSRFNLGILFSELGRKEEAIGSYKEIVRVDDKKIFAQSRFNLGNLFREQGREEDVIGSYKEIAREDDAEQFANSRFNLGILFSELGRKEEAITSYKEINREDDKEIFAKSRVNLGLLLREQGREEEAIGSYKEIVRVDDKKIFAQSRFNLGILFSELGRKEEAITSYKEINREDDKEIFAKSRVNLGLLLREQGREEEAIGSYKEIVREDDTKQFVNSRFNLGVLLDELGRKEEAITSYKEINREDDKEIFAKSRVNLGLLLREQGREEEAIGSYKEIVREDDTKQFVNSRFNLGVLLDELGRKEEAIESYKEINREDDKETFAKSRFNLGVLLDELGRKEEAIGSYKDIKRKDDKETFAQARVNLGVLLDDLDRKEEAISCVKDVKLGDNKEIFAISRLVLGILLNELGRKENAVNSFNEVKQNANKKIFAISRVKLGILLDELDRKDQAVDSYRDIKREDDKKQFAYSRFNLGVLLDKLDRKEEAIASYKEIKRDDDKETFAESRFNLDLLISKLDRNKKKVIDYKKIIKEIIEDYKDISQDYEYGYKNVIRAKINLEEKKIDKKISSISLIMCMLF, encoded by the coding sequence ATGGGTAATAAACAGAAAGCTATAGAGTTATTTAAGCAAGCAAAAGAGTTTTATGATCAAAATGAACTTGATAAAACGATTGAATTATTGTCGAAAATAAAACGAGAGGATGATAAAGAAACTTTTGCTAAATCAAGAGTGAATTTGGGCGTATTGCTTGAAATGCTAGATAGAAAAGAAGAAGCGATAGAGAGTTATAGAGATATTAATCGAGAAGATGGTAGAGAATATTTTGCTCAATCAAGAGTGATGTTAGGTGTCTTATTTAGTCAGCAAGGAAAGCTAGAAGAAGCGGAAGCAAGTTATAGGGAAATAAATCGAGATGATGATAAAAAGCAATTTGCGTATTCAAGATTTAACTTAGGTAATCTTTTTAGGGAACAAGGTCGAGAAGAAGAAGCGATAGCGAGTTATAAAGAGATTGCACGAGAGGATGATGCCGAACAATTTGCTAACTCAAGATTTAATTTAGGCATATTGTTCAGTGAATTAGGTAGAAAAGAAGAAGCGATAGGGAGTTATAAAGAGATTGTAAGAGTTGATGATAAAAAAATTTTTGCACAATCAAGATTTAATTTAGGTAATCTTTTTAGGGAACAAGGTCGAGAAGAAGATGTGATAGGGAGTTATAAAGAGATTGCACGAGAGGATGATGCCGAACAATTTGCTAACTCAAGATTTAATTTAGGCATATTGTTCAGTGAATTAGGTAGAAAAGAAGAAGCGATAACGAGTTATAAAGAGATTAATCGAGAAGATGACAAAGAAATTTTTGCTAAATCAAGAGTGAATTTAGGCTTATTGTTACGAGAGCAAGGTCGAGAAGAAGAAGCGATAGGGAGTTATAAAGAGATTGTAAGAGTTGATGATAAAAAAATTTTTGCACAATCAAGATTTAATTTAGGCATATTGTTCAGTGAATTAGGTAGAAAAGAAGAAGCGATAACGAGTTATAAAGAGATTAATCGAGAAGATGACAAAGAAATTTTTGCTAAATCAAGAGTGAATTTAGGCTTATTGTTACGAGAGCAAGGTCGAGAAGAAGAAGCGATAGGGAGTTATAAAGAGATTGTACGAGAAGATGATACCAAACAATTTGTCAACTCAAGATTTAATTTAGGCGTATTACTTGATGAATTAGGGAGAAAAGAAGAAGCGATAACGAGTTATAAAGAGATTAATCGAGAAGATGACAAAGAAATTTTTGCTAAATCAAGAGTGAATTTAGGCTTATTGTTACGAGAGCAAGGTCGAGAAGAAGAAGCGATAGGGAGTTATAAAGAGATTGTACGAGAAGATGATACCAAACAATTTGTCAACTCAAGATTTAATTTAGGCGTATTACTTGATGAATTAGGGAGAAAAGAAGAAGCGATAGAGAGTTATAAAGAGATTAATCGAGAAGATGACAAAGAAACTTTTGCAAAATCAAGATTTAATTTAGGCGTATTACTTGATGAATTAGGGAGAAAAGAAGAAGCGATAGGGAGTTATAAGGATATTAAGCGAAAAGATGATAAAGAAACTTTTGCACAAGCAAGAGTGAATTTAGGAGTATTACTTGATGATTTAGATAGAAAAGAAGAAGCAATATCGTGTGTTAAAGATGTTAAGCTAGGGGACAATAAAGAAATTTTTGCTATATCAAGATTGGTGTTAGGAATATTACTTAATGAATTAGGTAGAAAAGAAAACGCGGTAAACAGTTTTAATGAGGTTAAGCAAAATGCTAATAAAAAAATTTTTGCTATATCAAGAGTGAAGTTAGGAATATTACTTGATGAGTTAGATAGAAAAGATCAAGCTGTAGATAGTTATAGGGATATTAAGCGAGAGGATGATAAAAAACAATTTGCGTATTCAAGATTTAATCTTGGTGTATTACTCGATAAGTTAGATAGAAAAGAAGAGGCGATAGCGAGTTATAAAGAAATTAAGAGAGATGATGATAAAGAAACTTTTGCTGAATCAAGATTTAATTTAGATTTGCTTATATCTAAATTAGATAGAAATAAAAAAAAGGTGATAGATTATAAAAAAATTATTAAAGAAATCATAGAAGATTATAAAGATATTTCTCAAGATTATGAATATGGATATAAAAATGTTATTAGAGCTAAAATTAATTTAGAAGAAAAGAAAATAGATAAAAAAATCTCCAGTATATCTTTGATAATGTGCATGTTATTTTAG
- a CDS encoding threonine/serine exporter family protein: MEFLLQLLDDFIVSAIPAVGFALLFNVPKRALKYCAILGGLGHTFRFILIHFDMPLVFATFFGASLIGFIGVHFSHRYLAHPKVFTVAAIIPMIPGVYAYKAMISIVQIHHFGWSEELFVEMTNNFITTGFILGALVFGLALPGLLIYRQRPVV; this comes from the coding sequence ATGGAATTTCTTTTACAATTATTAGATGATTTTATCGTTTCTGCGATTCCAGCAGTGGGGTTTGCCTTGTTGTTCAATGTACCAAAAAGAGCATTGAAATATTGTGCTATTTTAGGGGGATTAGGACATACATTCCGATTTATACTGATTCATTTTGATATGCCTCTTGTGTTTGCTACTTTCTTTGGCGCCAGTTTAATTGGTTTTATCGGTGTGCATTTTTCCCATCGTTATTTAGCCCATCCTAAAGTGTTTACCGTTGCCGCTATTATCCCAATGATCCCCGGTGTTTACGCCTACAAAGCCATGATCTCGATTGTACAAATCCATCACTTTGGTTGGTCAGAAGAATTATTTGTTGAAATGACTAATAATTTTATTACCACAGGCTTTATTTTAGGTGCGTTAGTCTTTGGCTTAGCATTACCAGGGTTATTGATATATAGACAGAGACCGGTAGTGTAA
- a CDS encoding threonine/serine ThrE exporter family protein: MESTCNEERQREVTRLCIHAALLLLQHGAESTLIVQLTHRLGAALGMESVECALTPNAIILSTILNGHCITTVRKNQDKGINMQIVTEVQRIIITAERKIYDFDMVKKKLHNLPAFKYNRYLVAFMVGLSCACFARLAGGDPMVSLVTFFASTLAMFVRQFLGARHYNPVIVFACTAFVASVVAGLSLKYQIGNEPQIALASSALLLVPGFPLINALADILKGHINMGLARWTIATVLTFGACLGIVLALSVLGITNWG, from the coding sequence ATGGAATCAACTTGTAATGAAGAGCGTCAAAGGGAAGTCACTCGGCTTTGTATTCATGCTGCGTTATTGCTTTTACAGCATGGTGCAGAAAGTACGCTGATTGTACAACTTACTCACCGATTAGGCGCAGCGTTAGGCATGGAAAGTGTGGAATGTGCCTTAACTCCGAATGCGATTATATTATCGACTATCCTTAATGGACATTGCATTACGACAGTACGGAAGAATCAGGATAAAGGGATCAATATGCAAATCGTAACAGAAGTTCAGCGTATTATAATTACCGCTGAGCGTAAAATTTACGATTTTGATATGGTGAAGAAGAAGTTACATAATTTACCCGCCTTTAAATATAATCGATATTTAGTCGCCTTTATGGTTGGGTTATCTTGTGCCTGTTTTGCTCGATTAGCGGGAGGCGATCCTATGGTTTCCCTTGTTACCTTTTTCGCATCCACTCTTGCTATGTTTGTTCGCCAATTTTTAGGTGCGAGGCATTACAACCCTGTTATTGTTTTTGCTTGTACTGCCTTTGTGGCTTCGGTTGTAGCAGGCTTATCCCTTAAATATCAAATTGGCAATGAACCGCAAATCGCATTGGCTTCAAGTGCCTTATTACTTGTTCCCGGATTCCCGCTTATCAACGCCTTGGCGGATATATTAAAAGGGCATATTAATATGGGATTAGCACGCTGGACGATTGCAACAGTACTGACTTTTGGGGCGTGTTTAGGCATTGTATTAGCATTGAGTGTACTTGGTATTACGAATTGGGGGTAA
- a CDS encoding carboxymuconolactone decarboxylase family protein, whose amino-acid sequence MFIDWKQHLDHLKKSFAQLGKKHPKMLQAYGALDAAAAEGNVLDPKTRELIALAVAITTRCESCIAAHAEQAVKAGATEEEVTAALATAIELNAGAAYTYSLRAIEAFNAQK is encoded by the coding sequence ATGTTTATAGATTGGAAACAACACCTTGATCATCTTAAAAAATCTTTTGCTCAGTTAGGAAAAAAACACCCTAAGATGCTACAAGCTTATGGAGCATTAGATGCTGCAGCAGCAGAAGGAAATGTGCTTGATCCGAAAACACGTGAATTAATTGCACTTGCGGTTGCGATTACTACTCGTTGTGAAAGTTGTATTGCGGCTCATGCGGAGCAAGCTGTAAAAGCAGGAGCAACAGAAGAAGAGGTAACAGCAGCATTAGCGACTGCAATCGAACTCAATGCAGGTGCAGCCTATACTTATTCATTACGTGCAATAGAAGCATTTAACGCACAAAAATAA
- the uvrB gene encoding excinuclease ABC subunit UvrB: MSKQGKPFILHSPFKPSGDQPTAIAKLVEGLNDGLAHQTLLGVTGSGKTFTIANVIATLNRPAMLLAPNKTLAAQLYAEMKAFFPENAVEYFVSYYDYYQPEAYVPSSDTFIEKDASINEQIEQMRLSATKSFLERRDTIVVASVSAIYGLGDVDAYMQMMLHLQVGAIIDQRTILTRLAELQYTRNDQAFQRSTFRVRGEVIDIFPAESDEVAVRVELFDDEIENLSLFDPLTGHSLGKVPRYTVYPKSHYVTPRERILEAIEQIKEELAERRTFLIKENKLVEEQRLAQRTQFDIEMMNELGYCSGIENYSRYLSGRKEGEPPPTLFDYMPSDGLLIIDESHVTVPQIGGMYRGDRARKETLVQYGFRLPSALDNRPLRFEEFEQLSPQTIYVSATPGAYELEKNPDVIDQVVRPTGLLDPIIEVRPVGTQVDDLLSEIHKRVEVNERVLVTTLTKKMAEDLTDYLDEHGVRVRYLHSDIDTVERVEIIHDLRMGMFDVLVGINLLREGLDMPEVSLVAILDADKEGFLRSERSLIQTIGRAARNLNGKAILYGDRITNSMQKAIQETERRREKQMEYNKEHGIVPQGLNKKVGELLDIGQSDKPKRGKKSAKVREEPTAYTAKSRKDLEKELKTLQQQMQQYAKDLEFEKAAAVRDKIHQLKEFLLISS, encoded by the coding sequence ATGAGTAAGCAAGGTAAGCCTTTTATTCTTCATTCCCCTTTTAAGCCATCAGGCGATCAGCCGACTGCCATTGCAAAATTGGTCGAAGGGCTAAACGATGGTTTAGCTCATCAAACTTTGCTAGGGGTGACAGGTTCGGGAAAAACCTTTACGATTGCAAATGTGATCGCAACCCTCAATCGTCCTGCAATGTTACTCGCCCCAAATAAAACCTTGGCGGCACAGTTGTATGCGGAAATGAAAGCCTTTTTCCCTGAAAATGCGGTGGAATATTTTGTGTCTTACTACGATTATTATCAGCCAGAGGCTTATGTGCCAAGTAGTGATACCTTTATTGAAAAAGATGCCTCGATCAATGAACAAATCGAACAAATGCGACTTTCTGCTACAAAATCATTTTTAGAAAGACGAGATACGATTGTAGTCGCATCCGTTTCTGCTATTTATGGTTTGGGAGATGTCGATGCTTATATGCAAATGATGTTGCATTTGCAAGTGGGGGCGATTATCGATCAGCGGACGATCTTAACTCGCTTAGCTGAATTGCAATATACCCGCAACGATCAAGCCTTCCAGCGTAGTACCTTCCGCGTTCGAGGCGAAGTGATTGATATTTTTCCTGCGGAATCTGATGAAGTCGCGGTGCGTGTCGAATTATTTGATGATGAAATTGAAAATTTATCGCTGTTCGATCCGCTTACAGGGCATAGCTTAGGCAAAGTGCCACGTTATACGGTCTATCCAAAAAGCCATTACGTTACACCGAGAGAACGTATTTTAGAGGCGATTGAGCAAATCAAAGAAGAATTGGCAGAACGCCGTACTTTCCTCATTAAAGAGAATAAATTAGTGGAAGAGCAACGCTTGGCACAGCGTACCCAATTTGATATTGAGATGATGAATGAGTTAGGTTATTGCTCTGGTATCGAAAACTATTCCCGCTATTTATCGGGAAGAAAAGAGGGCGAACCACCTCCGACTCTATTCGATTATATGCCAAGTGATGGCTTGCTGATCATTGATGAATCGCACGTAACTGTGCCACAAATCGGTGGGATGTATCGAGGGGATAGAGCAAGAAAAGAAACTCTTGTGCAATACGGTTTCCGTTTGCCTTCTGCTTTGGATAACCGACCGCTTCGCTTTGAAGAATTTGAGCAACTTTCCCCTCAAACGATTTATGTGTCTGCTACACCGGGTGCTTATGAGCTAGAAAAAAATCCAGATGTAATCGACCAAGTGGTGCGACCAACGGGCTTACTCGATCCGATTATTGAAGTTCGCCCAGTAGGCACACAGGTTGATGATTTACTTTCTGAAATTCATAAACGAGTGGAAGTGAATGAGAGGGTTTTAGTCACCACCTTAACCAAGAAAATGGCGGAAGATTTAACGGACTACCTTGATGAACACGGAGTAAGAGTGCGTTATCTGCATAGTGATATTGATACGGTTGAGCGTGTTGAGATCATTCACGATCTCCGTATGGGAATGTTTGACGTATTGGTCGGGATCAACTTATTACGAGAAGGCTTAGATATGCCAGAAGTGTCGTTAGTAGCAATTTTGGATGCGGACAAAGAAGGCTTTTTACGTTCTGAACGTTCCTTAATTCAAACCATCGGACGTGCTGCACGTAACCTAAATGGGAAGGCGATTTTATATGGCGATCGTATTACCAACTCTATGCAGAAAGCGATTCAAGAAACCGAACGTCGTCGAGAAAAGCAGATGGAATATAATAAAGAGCATGGTATTGTGCCACAAGGGTTGAATAAAAAAGTCGGTGAATTATTGGATATCGGTCAAAGCGATAAACCAAAACGTGGTAAAAAATCGGCAAAAGTTCGTGAAGAACCGACCGCTTACACGGCAAAATCCCGCAAAGATTTAGAAAAAGAATTAAAAACCTTACAGCAACAAATGCAACAATATGCGAAAGATCTTGAATTTGAGAAAGCTGCTGCGGTACGGGATAAGATCCATCAATTAAAAGAGTTTTTATTGATTTCAAGCTAA